A genome region from Geothermobacter hydrogeniphilus includes the following:
- a CDS encoding site-specific integrase yields the protein MAHAAHLYRVGETWYFRIRFPVDLRPFFKRDELKRTLRTKSLTSAKRLLKIWNVKTEKVFTLMRTGMLSDAEMKRLVEGYIKHTLAEHDTERLKREGARVGDRHISEDTVLETDDGPVRVSQRALFDPEVEHVKEELEKNRFDYVSQRLDEFLRKNNLKVDKGSVQYLQLCRDIALAHVNQIHQIDCQRDMGDFSDPYYHLSASQEERQPFGVEGSPRGVLLSELIEKYIKEKSAQEKWTEKSKEQCAERLGLMLEVIGDRPAGSLTRDDVVDCLEKLKRIPRHRKKKPEYRDKTVRQLLSLKTVPDPLGVTTVKHHMQLLSTLLRWAVKAGHLDRNVAEGLVPKDSRSPDEQRKAFTRENLQKLYDLFIEAPCKLTSHLSINEEEKWIPLIGMFSGMRLDEICQLDTSDVRQVDGVWCFDVNREGDKKLKTKDSSERMVPLHPHLIELGFLEYHNRVEAKKLFPGLKKGRDGYSGAYSKKFKRIKDRYITDDPKQVFHSLRHAFVDNLKQGGEVETKIGELVGHSQKDSVTMGRYGKRYKPQVLLDTIRRLDYGLELKAPEGKD from the coding sequence ATGGCCCATGCGGCACACCTCTACAGGGTGGGGGAGACGTGGTATTTCAGGATCAGGTTCCCGGTCGACCTCAGACCCTTCTTCAAGAGAGACGAATTGAAAAGGACGCTCAGGACCAAGTCATTGACCTCAGCAAAACGCCTCCTTAAAATCTGGAACGTCAAGACAGAGAAGGTATTCACGCTGATGAGGACAGGCATGTTGTCAGATGCTGAAATGAAGAGGCTGGTGGAAGGCTATATCAAGCACACTCTGGCTGAACACGATACCGAGAGGCTGAAGAGAGAAGGTGCCAGGGTAGGGGACAGACACATCTCAGAGGACACCGTGTTGGAGACTGATGATGGACCTGTGAGGGTGTCGCAGAGAGCTTTGTTTGACCCAGAGGTGGAGCATGTCAAGGAAGAACTGGAGAAGAACCGGTTTGACTATGTGTCTCAGCGACTGGATGAGTTCCTGCGGAAGAACAATCTGAAGGTGGATAAAGGCTCGGTGCAGTATCTTCAGCTTTGTCGAGACATTGCCTTGGCTCACGTCAATCAAATTCACCAGATAGACTGTCAGCGTGACATGGGGGACTTCAGTGACCCTTATTACCACCTCTCAGCCAGTCAAGAAGAAAGACAACCGTTTGGAGTTGAAGGCTCCCCAAGAGGCGTCTTGCTGTCGGAACTGATTGAGAAGTACATTAAGGAGAAATCTGCTCAGGAAAAGTGGACAGAAAAAAGCAAGGAACAGTGTGCAGAGCGTCTTGGATTGATGCTTGAAGTCATTGGTGACAGACCAGCAGGGAGTCTTACAAGGGACGATGTTGTTGACTGTCTGGAGAAGCTGAAGCGTATTCCACGTCACAGAAAAAAGAAGCCTGAGTATCGTGACAAGACTGTAAGACAGCTATTGTCTCTTAAGACAGTCCCTGACCCTCTTGGAGTCACTACAGTCAAGCATCACATGCAGTTGTTGAGTACGCTTCTCAGGTGGGCTGTGAAGGCTGGGCATCTGGATAGAAATGTTGCTGAAGGGCTTGTTCCGAAAGACAGCAGGTCGCCGGATGAACAACGAAAAGCGTTTACCAGAGAAAACCTTCAGAAGCTCTATGACTTGTTTATTGAGGCTCCTTGCAAGCTCACAAGTCATCTGTCGATAAACGAGGAAGAGAAGTGGATCCCTCTGATAGGCATGTTCTCAGGGATGAGGCTTGATGAGATATGCCAGCTTGACACGTCAGATGTAAGGCAGGTTGACGGTGTCTGGTGCTTTGATGTCAACAGGGAAGGCGATAAGAAGCTGAAAACGAAAGACAGCTCTGAACGTATGGTTCCTTTGCATCCCCATCTTATCGAGCTTGGCTTCCTTGAATATCATAACAGGGTTGAGGCAAAGAAGTTGTTTCCCGGTCTTAAGAAGGGACGAGACGGGTATTCAGGTGCTTACAGTAAGAAGTTCAAAAGGATCAAGGACCGGTACATTACTGATGACCCTAAACAGGTTTTTCACTCCCTGAGACATGCCTTCGTTGACAACCTGAAGCAGGGAGGGGAGGTTGAGACCAAGATAGGTGAACTTGTAGGTCACAGTCAAAAAGATTCAGTGACGATGGGTCGATATGGCAAGCGATACAAGCCTCAGGTTCTCTTGGACACCATCAGGAGGCTGGACTATGGTCTTGAGTTGAAAGCTCCTGAAGGTAAGGATTAG
- a CDS encoding recombinase family protein: MGEVIGYARVSTTGQKLDVQLQALKEAGATKIFQEKVTGVKRNRKQLQSMLDYIREGDTVVVTKLDRIARSTRHLLEITDTLKETGVTFKVLNNNLDTSTPNGKLMLTMLGAIAEFEREMMLERQAEGIAKAKEEGRYKGRKPTARAKAKEVYDLADKGLTRQAIADELGIGVASVYRILKDRPS, from the coding sequence ATGGGTGAAGTAATTGGGTATGCAAGGGTCAGCACAACAGGTCAGAAACTAGATGTACAGCTTCAGGCTCTCAAAGAAGCAGGAGCAACCAAGATTTTTCAGGAGAAAGTGACAGGGGTTAAACGTAACAGGAAACAACTACAGTCAATGCTGGACTATATCCGTGAAGGAGATACTGTAGTGGTGACCAAACTGGATCGAATAGCAAGAAGCACTCGTCACCTACTGGAAATAACAGACACGCTCAAGGAGACAGGAGTTACTTTCAAAGTCCTGAACAACAATCTTGACACCTCTACCCCAAATGGAAAACTGATGCTGACCATGCTAGGTGCCATTGCAGAGTTTGAACGAGAGATGATGCTCGAACGTCAGGCGGAAGGCATCGCCAAGGCCAAAGAAGAAGGAAGATACAAAGGAAGAAAACCTACTGCCAGGGCAAAAGCCAAAGAGGTCTATGATTTGGCAGACAAGGGACTCACAAGACAAGCCATCGCTGATGAACTTGGTATCGGCGTAGCGAGCGTCTACAGGATCCTGAAAGACAGACCATCATGA
- a CDS encoding Fic family protein, producing MKRQLQGKYVTISTVGEKARAFIPAPLPPDPPVNWDPELRNKFDRALLALGRLDSVATLLPDTSLFLYMYVRKEAVLSSMIEGTQSSLSDLLLFELDQIPGVPLDDVREVSNYVAALDHGLRRLEEGMPLSLRLFREIHGVLLNWGRGGHQAPGEFRRSQNWIGGTRPGNAAFVPPPAEVVAECMGQLELFLHDQPEPTPVLLKAALAHVQFETIHPFLDGNGRLGRLLITLLLCEQKVLRTPMLYLSLYFKTHRQHYYDLLNRVRLTGDWESWLDFFAEAVVVTATQAVETAQQLLELSNGDRQKISSIGRAAASALQVHRALMEHPIAMSGGLVEMTGLAPATVNRALDRLRQLGIVQELSMGKRNRLFSYPGYLEIMDKGTELPAE from the coding sequence ATGAAACGGCAGCTGCAGGGAAAGTATGTGACGATATCGACCGTGGGTGAAAAAGCACGGGCTTTTATCCCCGCACCCCTGCCCCCTGACCCTCCTGTCAACTGGGATCCGGAACTGCGAAACAAGTTCGACCGGGCGCTGCTGGCCCTGGGCCGGCTGGACAGTGTTGCCACCCTGCTGCCTGACACCTCTCTGTTTCTGTACATGTACGTTCGCAAGGAAGCGGTGCTTTCTTCGATGATCGAGGGGACCCAATCGTCCCTTTCTGACCTCTTGCTGTTCGAGCTTGATCAGATCCCGGGGGTTCCCCTGGATGATGTGCGCGAGGTCAGCAACTACGTTGCCGCTCTGGATCATGGCCTGCGTCGCCTGGAAGAGGGGATGCCGCTTTCCCTACGTTTGTTTCGCGAGATTCATGGGGTTTTGCTGAATTGGGGACGTGGCGGCCACCAGGCCCCGGGAGAGTTCCGCCGCAGCCAGAACTGGATCGGGGGAACTCGGCCCGGTAATGCGGCCTTTGTTCCTCCGCCGGCCGAGGTGGTGGCTGAATGCATGGGGCAGCTCGAACTCTTCCTGCACGACCAGCCTGAACCGACACCGGTGCTTCTCAAGGCCGCCCTGGCACATGTGCAATTTGAGACTATCCACCCGTTTCTTGACGGCAATGGCCGCCTGGGGCGCCTGCTGATCACCCTGCTGCTGTGCGAGCAGAAGGTTTTACGAACGCCGATGCTTTACCTGAGTCTCTATTTCAAGACCCATCGCCAGCATTACTACGATTTGCTCAACAGGGTTCGCCTGACCGGGGATTGGGAGTCATGGCTTGATTTTTTTGCCGAGGCGGTTGTGGTGACGGCCACCCAGGCCGTGGAAACCGCGCAGCAGCTCCTTGAACTCTCGAACGGGGATCGGCAGAAAATCAGCAGCATCGGCCGGGCTGCGGCTTCGGCTCTCCAGGTTCACAGGGCATTGATGGAGCACCCCATTGCCATGTCCGGTGGCCTGGTGGAGATGACCGGGCTTGCCCCTGCAACAGTCAACCGGGCCCTGGATCGTCTGCGGCAACTGGGGATTGTGCAGGAACTGTCCATGGGGAAGCGTAACCGATTGTTCAGCTATCCCGGCTATCTGGAAATCATGGATAAGGGGACAGAATTGCCGGCTGAGTAA
- a CDS encoding formate--tetrahydrofolate ligase yields MPGVVDIGTIAEQLGVPPDCLLPYGRQVAKIHLDALKRPSSGVGKLVLVSATTPTPAGEGKTTTSIGLAQALAKLGASVCLALREASLGPCLGRKGGATGGGRSSLVPAERINLHFTGDFHAVTSANNLLSAIIDNHIYHGNALAIDPRRVVWRRVMDMNDRSLRHIIVGLGGTGQGIPREGGFDITAASEVMAMLCLAEDSEDLRRRIDRTLVAYRWDGEPVYAGELGVTGAMLALLRDAIHPNLVQTGEGVPALVHGGPFANIAHGCSSLIATRMALHYADWGITEAGFGFDLGAEKFFDIKCRLSGLDPVAVVLVTTVRALKMHGGQPPGNPGAKNIAALRRGLVNLDKHIENVGKFNKRPVVALNHFAGDSEQEIALVVKRCEEQGVACAVCRHFEQGGKGAIELARAVMDAAASTPFAPLYPLDLPVEEKIRVICREIYGADDVAFTRQAERDLRQVTRLGLDHLPVCVAKAPTSLSDNPALKGRPRDFDITVRAVQVNSGAGFLVVLTGDVLRMPGLPKAPLAERIDLGADGRIEGL; encoded by the coding sequence ATGCCGGGTGTCGTCGATATCGGGACGATTGCCGAACAACTGGGAGTGCCGCCGGACTGCCTGCTCCCCTATGGTCGACAGGTCGCCAAGATCCACCTCGACGCCCTGAAGCGACCCTCGTCGGGTGTCGGGAAACTGGTTCTGGTCTCGGCGACCACGCCGACTCCGGCCGGGGAGGGCAAGACCACGACCTCCATCGGCCTGGCGCAGGCGCTGGCGAAGCTCGGCGCCTCGGTCTGCCTGGCCTTGCGCGAGGCCTCGCTCGGGCCCTGCCTCGGCAGGAAGGGCGGCGCCACCGGCGGCGGACGCAGCAGCCTGGTCCCCGCCGAGCGCATCAACCTGCATTTCACCGGCGACTTCCACGCCGTCACCAGCGCCAACAATCTCCTGTCGGCAATCATCGACAACCACATCTATCACGGCAATGCCCTCGCCATCGATCCGCGGCGGGTGGTCTGGCGGCGGGTGATGGACATGAACGACCGCAGTCTGCGGCATATCATCGTCGGTCTTGGCGGGACCGGGCAGGGGATTCCCCGTGAGGGAGGATTCGATATCACCGCCGCCTCCGAAGTGATGGCGATGCTCTGCCTGGCCGAAGACAGCGAGGACCTGCGGCGGCGGATTGATCGCACCCTGGTCGCCTACCGCTGGGACGGCGAGCCGGTCTATGCCGGCGAGCTGGGGGTGACCGGCGCCATGCTGGCGCTGCTGCGCGACGCCATTCATCCCAACCTGGTACAGACCGGAGAAGGGGTGCCGGCCCTGGTTCACGGCGGCCCTTTCGCCAACATCGCTCACGGTTGCAGCAGCCTGATCGCCACCCGGATGGCGCTTCATTATGCCGACTGGGGGATCACCGAGGCCGGTTTCGGCTTCGACCTCGGGGCGGAGAAGTTCTTCGACATCAAGTGCCGTCTCTCCGGACTTGACCCGGTCGCGGTGGTGCTGGTGACCACGGTGCGGGCGCTGAAGATGCACGGCGGGCAGCCGCCGGGGAACCCGGGCGCGAAAAATATCGCCGCCCTGCGGCGCGGACTGGTCAATCTTGACAAGCACATCGAGAATGTCGGCAAGTTCAACAAGCGGCCGGTGGTTGCCCTCAACCATTTTGCCGGCGACAGCGAGCAGGAAATCGCGCTGGTGGTGAAGCGCTGCGAAGAGCAGGGCGTCGCCTGCGCCGTCTGTCGTCATTTCGAGCAGGGCGGGAAAGGGGCGATCGAGCTGGCCCGGGCGGTGATGGACGCTGCCGCCAGTACCCCCTTCGCTCCCCTCTACCCGCTTGACTTGCCGGTTGAGGAAAAGATCCGTGTCATCTGCCGGGAAATCTACGGTGCCGACGATGTCGCCTTCACCCGCCAGGCGGAACGGGATCTGCGCCAGGTGACACGGCTCGGTCTCGATCACCTGCCGGTCTGTGTCGCCAAGGCGCCGACCTCTCTCTCCGACAATCCCGCCTTAAAAGGCCGACCACGTGATTTCGACATTACCGTGCGTGCCGTGCAGGTCAATTCCGGCGCCGGTTTCCTGGTGGTGCTGACCGGGGATGTGCTGCGCATGCCGGGGTTGCCGAAGGCGCCCCTGGCGGAGCGGATTGATCTCGGCGCGGATGGCCGTATTGAGGGACTCTGA
- a CDS encoding AI-2E family transporter has translation MDNNKIFTRNVIETVIKVTILGALVVWSFLLMKPFLVPVVWGGILAVATDPFITRVARLLGGRKSLAAILFVLVIITALIIPSVVLVSSSIDTVQTLTVRIQKGTLNIPLPPARVADWPLIGESVYETWQLASTNLTEALGQFAPHIKKAIGPLLNSVGGGLVGLLTVMLSTFIAGFFLAKADPVAATVQKIVTRLAGDRGVEITTLATATIRGVMLGVVGVAIVQAVLATAGMLMVEVPAAGIWAILVLIFAVAQLPPILILGPVAAYVFSVSETTPAVLFLIWSIVVSASDGFLKPLLMGRGVNIPMPVILIGALGGMMLSGIIGLFVGAVVLAIMYSLFKAWMDEDEDVERAT, from the coding sequence ATGGATAACAATAAGATCTTTACCAGAAACGTCATTGAGACAGTGATTAAAGTCACCATCCTCGGGGCGTTGGTTGTCTGGTCTTTCCTTCTGATGAAACCGTTTCTGGTGCCGGTTGTCTGGGGCGGAATCCTGGCAGTTGCCACGGATCCTTTTATCACCAGGGTTGCCAGGCTGCTGGGCGGACGAAAGTCCCTGGCCGCAATCCTGTTTGTGCTGGTGATCATCACCGCTCTCATCATTCCCAGCGTCGTTCTGGTCTCGTCCTCCATCGATACGGTACAAACCCTGACCGTGCGGATCCAGAAGGGCACGCTGAATATTCCTTTGCCCCCGGCCAGGGTTGCCGACTGGCCGCTTATCGGAGAGTCTGTCTATGAAACCTGGCAACTGGCGTCAACAAATCTGACCGAGGCCCTGGGGCAATTCGCGCCCCACATCAAAAAAGCCATCGGACCGTTGCTCAACTCTGTCGGCGGCGGCCTCGTCGGACTGTTGACCGTGATGCTCTCAACCTTTATCGCCGGTTTCTTTCTCGCAAAAGCAGATCCGGTCGCGGCAACGGTTCAAAAGATCGTGACCCGCCTTGCCGGTGACCGAGGCGTCGAAATTACGACCCTGGCCACCGCGACCATCCGCGGGGTCATGCTCGGTGTTGTCGGGGTGGCCATCGTTCAGGCCGTTCTCGCGACCGCCGGCATGCTTATGGTCGAGGTTCCCGCTGCCGGCATCTGGGCGATTCTGGTTCTGATCTTCGCCGTTGCCCAATTGCCGCCGATTCTGATTCTCGGGCCGGTCGCCGCCTATGTTTTTTCAGTGTCCGAGACCACTCCGGCGGTCCTCTTCCTCATCTGGTCCATTGTCGTCAGTGCCAGTGACGGGTTTCTGAAGCCTCTGCTCATGGGCCGCGGTGTGAACATTCCGATGCCGGTTATCCTGATTGGGGCCTTAGGAGGGATGATGCTCTCCGGGATCATAGGCCTCTTTGTCGGCGCCGTGGTTCTTGCCATCATGTATTCGCTGTTCAAGGCCTGGATGGATGAAGACGAAGACGTCGAAAGAGCGACTTAA